The Mangifera indica cultivar Alphonso chromosome 12, CATAS_Mindica_2.1, whole genome shotgun sequence DNA window TTGAACCAAATCCCAAATAACGAATACTGCAACTTCTGTATTGttgcaatttttcttttttgggaaaTAATGCAATAATTAACATGTATGGAATATTAGAATTGAATAATCCAGTAAATCCATAGTAGGTTTATACTTCATATCACATAATTGCtgatagagtaatattataaatatttgttttagatatataaatatgtatgtatttatatttatattatcacataattaaataatattttatttttaatttaaaattatttaattagataataacttatatatttaaatttgaaaatatcaaactttAAAGCAAAAGGCCCAAATCAAATCACATCTTCAAAGCCCAAATCATGTAGACAAAAGAAATCATACAGACTTCCCCTAAATCAGCAAAAAGGAGCAAAAGAGAGACAAAGGAATAATGAAGACTGGAGAGTACAGATATTAAGCCAAAAGTTGCCGGAGCATCCaaacatcttttcttttcttctgagTTTGTGATGCAACTCGGACTGTTTGGTTGAAATAGAAATAATTTAGTGGGAATTTTTTGCCCTTTGGGGTAACTTTATTCATATGTAAAAATGTGGGGAACCCACATTATCAAAATTATGGTGACACctcaactaaaaattaaaaaataaaaaaaattaaccctGACAAGTTTCTGGTAAATTACAGAACTACCAAGGGGGCTGACGTGTGAATTATTATATAGCAATTCAAAAAGATTTTCTGTTACCAAATAGAAAGTTTGGTCGACAAAATGTGCTTTGACTCTGCCAATCAGAACATAAGAGTAGTTGTGGCTGCCTTAGATGCCACTTGAATCTCTTCCAAAGACAAATCGCCTCATCCAGTCGGTGATCACCAATGACCGCGTGCGCCAGCTCACAAGCTTACTGAATTTTgatagaattgaaaaaaaacaaaagcctTAAACATCTTCTAAATTGAATTCTTAAGTTGTTTTGTGTAAGGTGCAGTGTCATTTAGAGGCTCACCTTGCATATATTGAATACCAAAGCCACTGGGTACTATGGCCTATAGAGACCCAATCCCCTGGAAGTTGAGCTGCAGTTTGTTCCCCTCCCAATGGAGCAAATTGTCCCAAATGTCTATACCTGGTTACATCGTCACCACAAACCTCATAAGAAGAACGTTTTTCAATTTGCAATCTAATGTCAGATTCAggagaggattaattgagaagTATAAAAGTAGGAAGGGAAGAGTCAAATCTAACCTGAATGGTTGAAACCGATGGCGGCCTGATTCCCTGAACCTGAGAGGTCCTTCTGGATTTTTTTCACACTCTTCCATTCGGTTAAAACACTTGGCAAGATAGGCACCTTGTTGAGCTGCAACCTGAACATGAGGCAAAAGATAAATGTTAAGTAGACATGTAAAAGAAAGGCTAGATGAATATTCAGAGAGGCATGTCTTGCGGATGTCATTAGATCAAGCTGTTGTAGTTGAATCAAGGTAAAACCTGCGCTGTTGCTGGGAGATTTTTCATCTGAGTATCCACTTCAGAAAGAGCCTTTTTAAATTCTTCTATATTCAGCTCAATGGCTTCTTTAGCAGCATCCTCTTTGGCCTCCTTCAACAAATCCTCTATATCGCCCATCTTTTTGTTCTTCAAGTAAAGCTCCACTTGAGGGTATCTTTCACATATATCCTGAAGGACTTCTTGGAATTCTTTGACTGTAAGCGTTCCAGAGTTGTCCTTATCAGCCTTGCTAAATATTGCTGCGATATCTTCCTGAAAGGAATTTATACTCGACAGTTAGTTCATCATCAGGTCAAACAATCAAATTCCTTAGTTTTATTTGCATAGCAACCATTGTAATTGGAGTTCTAGGTTCCTCTGAGACACGATAAAAAAGGTTCAGCAAAATTTAGTGGGAGAAATTATATCtagaaagaaaatcataaaattttatatatgcacTTAGTGAAATGAGATGGATATTAAAAGGTGAAATACCATGACTCTGCGCTGGTTAATTGTTGCACAATCACCAAGTGCGTAAATGTTATCACATCCCTCAACTCTCAGCCATTCATCAGTGGCCAAAGCACGCCTATTTGCCTGTGTTCACAGGATAGTAAATTGTTCGGTCAGCCAGTGTAATGAATACTAAATTACTTACTACTATGACATTGCTTCATTGTCGAACTCAAATCAAAATTGCAAGATATAATTTAAGACAGTAAAGCAGTGAGCAACTAATGCCAACTCATAGTAAGTTGATGACTCTTGAATTAACACACCTGACCAATTTGCGTCATAAAATCCTTTATTATAGGACGAGTTCCAATGCCTGTCGACCAAACAACCATTCCATATGGCATAGAAGTAGTTTCCCCATTTCTTCTTGCTTTAGTAGAAATTTCTTTATCAGTTACTTTAACAACCATGGATCCCAGTTTCACATCAATTCCATCTCTTTGGAACTTATCTTCAGCAAAAGCAGTGACTCTTTTGTCAAACCTGCAAAACAAGAATTCCTACAGTCATTAGCAAACTCGAACGAAACTcaagagataaaaaattattgaccTTTAATTCCaaccaaaaagaaaagggaaaaactaATTGAGCTTTACACTTACATCTCGCATATACA harbors:
- the LOC123193458 gene encoding external alternative NAD(P)H-ubiquinone oxidoreductase B2, mitochondrial-like; this encodes MPSFTFYQRFSRAFHDYPSLSKLIIITTVSGGGLIAYSEANGSSDAYKVAPTETGVRKKKVVVLGTGWAGTSFLKCLNSPSYDVQVISPRNYFAFTPLLPSVTCGTVEARSIVEPIRNIVKKKNIDVSFREAECYKIDTQNKKVYCRSNQNNSLNGSKEFAVEYDYLVIAMGARPNTFNTPGVEENCHFLKEVEDAQRIRRTVIDAFEKASLPDLGDEERKRILHFVVVGGGPTGVEFAAELHDFVNEDLVKLYPMVKESVKITLLEAADHILNMFDKRVTAFAEDKFQRDGIDVKLGSMVVKVTDKEISTKARRNGETTSMPYGMVVWSTGIGTRPIIKDFMTQIGQANRRALATDEWLRVEGCDNIYALGDCATINQRRVMEDIAAIFSKADKDNSGTLTVKEFQEVLQDICERYPQVELYLKNKKMGDIEDLLKEAKEDAAKEAIELNIEEFKKALSEVDTQMKNLPATAQVAAQQGAYLAKCFNRMEECEKNPEGPLRFRESGRHRFQPFRYRHLGQFAPLGGEQTAAQLPGDWVSIGHSTQWLWYSIYASKLVSWRTRSLVITDWMRRFVFGRDSSGI